In Rutidosis leptorrhynchoides isolate AG116_Rl617_1_P2 chromosome 2, CSIRO_AGI_Rlap_v1, whole genome shotgun sequence, one genomic interval encodes:
- the LOC139890803 gene encoding nicotianamine synthase-like: MGSFNEETNLVEKVCQIYEKISKLETLKPSKDVNTLFTQLVLTCIPPCTINIANLPENIQETRSKLIKLCGEAEGHLEAHYSTILASFPNPLNHLDVFPYYSNYLKLSQLEFDILKQHYSSEPDVVPKRVAFVGSGPLPLTSIVLASYHLKDTFFHNYDIDHSANLMASRLVSPDPDLSKRMLFHSIDIMEVTDELKEYDVIFLAALVGMDISDKVKVIQHLAKYMAPGSILMLRSAHGARAFLYPVVEPEDLQGFKVLSIFHPQDEVINSVVIARKNPETVEVDHIHHHHQLGIGSLQMLSSRCKYCDFQTFNNPLNQMNIVDELAMDE; encoded by the coding sequence ATGGGTTCTTTCAATGAAGAAACCAATTTGGTAGAAAAAGTATGCCAAATTTATGAaaaaatttccaaacttgaaacaCTTAAACCATCAAAAGATGTCAACACTCTCTTCACCCAACTTGTACTCACATGCATCCCACCTTGTACCATCAACATAGCCAATCTCCCTGAAAACATTCAAGAAACAAGGTCTAAACTCATTAAACTTTGTGGTGAGGCTGAGGGTCATTTAGAGGCTCATTACTCCACTATTTTAGCTTCTTTTCCTAATCCACTTAACCACCTTGATGTCTTCCCTTATTACTCCAATTACCTCAAACTTAGCCAACTCGAATTCGACATCCTTAAACAACACTACTCGTCTGAACCAGATGTCGTCCCAAAACGTGTAGCCTTCGTGGGGTCCGGCCCGTTACCACTCACTTCTATTGTTTTGGCTTCTTATCATCTAAAGGACACATTTTTTCACAATTATGACATTGATCATTCGGCAAATCTCATGGCTTCTCGTTTAGTTTCGCCTGATCCTGATTTGTCCAAAAGAATGTTGTTTCATTCGATCGATATTATGGAAGTGACGGATGAGTTGAAGGAGTATGATGTCATCTTTTTAGCGGCACTTGTAGGGATGGATATTAGTGATAAGGTTAAGGTGATCCAACATTTGGCTAAGTACATGGCGCCTGGATCGATTTTGATGCTTAGGAGCGCGCACGGGGCCCGTGCGTTTCTTTACCCGGTGGTTGAACCGGAAGATCTTCAAGGGTTTAAAGTTTTATCCATTTTTCATCCTCAAGATGAGGTGATTAACTCAGTTGTGATCGCACGTAAGAATCCAGAAACAGTGGAGGTtgatcatattcatcatcatcatcagcttGGAATTGGATCGTTGCAGATGTTATCTTCGAGATGCAAATACTGTGATTTTCAAACTTTTAACAATCCACTCAACCAGATGAACATTGTTGATGAATTGGCAATGGATGAGTAG